One Methylosinus sp. LW4 genomic region harbors:
- the trmB gene encoding tRNA (guanosine(46)-N7)-methyltransferase TrmB, which produces MEEAIDGGAAHVARRLYGRSKGKALRAGQARLLQELLPRLTLDLTQPCASAVGLFPTAVTEVRLEIGFGGGEHLIAAAAARPDVGFIGCEPFVNGMAKLLARIDALGLANIRLHQGDAAEAIGWLPQASLGRTYLFYPDPWPKRRHRKRRFVSKETLAALARVIRPGGELRFATDIDDYAGWTLARVRESTDFAWTARASADWLTPWRGWTQTKYEAKAMAAGRKPVYLTFERRDGARDA; this is translated from the coding sequence ATGGAAGAGGCGATCGACGGCGGCGCGGCCCATGTGGCGCGCCGCCTCTACGGCCGCAGCAAGGGCAAGGCGCTGCGCGCCGGCCAGGCTCGGCTGCTGCAAGAGCTGCTGCCACGGCTGACGCTCGATCTCACGCAGCCCTGCGCGTCCGCCGTCGGCCTGTTTCCGACCGCGGTGACGGAGGTGCGTCTCGAGATCGGCTTCGGCGGCGGCGAGCATCTAATCGCCGCCGCGGCCGCCCGGCCCGATGTCGGCTTCATCGGCTGCGAGCCCTTCGTCAATGGTATGGCCAAGCTGCTCGCGCGGATCGACGCGCTCGGCCTCGCCAATATCCGCCTCCACCAGGGCGATGCGGCGGAGGCGATCGGCTGGCTGCCGCAGGCGAGCCTCGGCCGGACCTATCTCTTCTACCCGGACCCCTGGCCCAAGCGCCGGCATCGCAAGCGCCGCTTCGTCTCGAAGGAGACATTGGCGGCGCTCGCCCGCGTGATCCGCCCCGGCGGAGAATTGCGTTTCGCCACGGATATCGACGATTATGCGGGCTGGACGCTGGCGCGCGTCCGAGAGTCCACGGATTTTGCATGGACAGCTCGAGCCTCGGCAGATTGGCTGACGCCCTGGCGGGGCTGGACACAGACGAAATACGAGGCGAAAGCGATGGCGGCCGGACGCAAACCGGTCTATCTGACTTTCGAGCGTCGTGACGGAGCTCGCGACGCCTAG
- the metK gene encoding methionine adenosyltransferase has translation MTRQNYLFTSESVSEGHPDKVCDRISDEIVDLFFREGAKFGVDPYQIRVAAETLATTNRVVIAGEVRGPAIPKEQIVDVARKAIKSIGYEQAGFHWQNADVEVLLHAQSADIAQGVDAAGNKDEGAGDQGIMFGYAVRETPDLLPAPIYYAHKILEKLAHARHTGKEKGLGPDAKSQVTLRYENGKPVEATQIVLSHQHTDENLTPQDIRAIVEPYILEALPAGFVTKGTVWHVNPTGKFHIGGPDGDAGLTGRKIIVDTYGGAAPHGGGAFSGKDPTKVDRSAAYAARYLAKNIVAAGLADRATLQLSYAIGVAEPLSIYVDLHGTGQVPEDKLEAILPQIIRLSPRGIREHLQLNKPIYARTSAYGHFGRTPDEEGGFSWERTDLVDALKAQFS, from the coding sequence GTGACGCGACAGAACTATCTTTTCACCAGCGAGTCGGTTTCCGAAGGCCATCCCGACAAGGTCTGCGACCGCATTTCCGACGAGATCGTCGATCTGTTTTTTCGTGAGGGCGCCAAATTCGGCGTCGACCCTTATCAGATCCGCGTCGCCGCGGAGACGCTCGCCACCACCAATCGCGTCGTGATCGCCGGCGAGGTGCGCGGCCCCGCCATTCCCAAGGAGCAGATCGTCGACGTCGCCCGCAAGGCGATCAAGTCCATCGGCTATGAGCAGGCCGGCTTCCATTGGCAGAACGCCGACGTCGAGGTGCTGCTGCACGCCCAGTCCGCCGATATCGCGCAAGGCGTCGACGCCGCCGGCAATAAGGACGAGGGCGCGGGCGATCAGGGCATCATGTTCGGCTACGCCGTGCGCGAGACGCCCGACCTGCTGCCGGCGCCGATCTATTACGCGCACAAGATTCTGGAGAAGCTCGCCCACGCCCGCCACACCGGCAAGGAGAAGGGCCTCGGCCCGGACGCCAAGAGCCAGGTCACGCTGCGCTATGAGAATGGCAAGCCGGTCGAGGCCACGCAGATCGTGCTCTCGCATCAGCACACCGACGAGAATCTGACGCCGCAGGACATTCGCGCCATCGTCGAGCCCTATATCCTCGAGGCGCTGCCCGCGGGCTTCGTCACCAAGGGGACGGTTTGGCACGTCAATCCGACCGGCAAGTTCCACATCGGCGGCCCGGACGGCGACGCCGGCCTCACCGGCCGCAAGATCATCGTGGACACCTATGGCGGAGCCGCGCCCCATGGCGGCGGCGCCTTCTCCGGCAAGGACCCGACCAAGGTGGACCGCTCCGCCGCCTACGCCGCCCGCTATCTGGCCAAGAACATCGTGGCCGCCGGCCTTGCCGATCGCGCGACGCTGCAGCTCTCCTACGCCATCGGCGTGGCCGAGCCGCTGTCGATCTATGTCGATCTGCATGGCACCGGCCAGGTTCCCGAGGACAAGCTCGAGGCCATTCTGCCGCAGATCATCCGCCTGTCGCCGCGCGGCATTCGCGAGCATCTGCAGCTCAACAAGCCGATCTACGCCCGCACCTCGGCCTATGGCCATTTCGGCCGCACGCCGGACGAGGAAGGCGGGTTCTCCTGGGAGCGCACCGATCTCGTCGACGCGCTGAAGGCGCAATTCTCCTGA
- a CDS encoding helix-turn-helix domain-containing protein encodes MKKAPDPIDRHVGSRVRMQRILMKMSQEKLGEALGLTFQQVQKYEKGTNRIGASRLQQISKTLNVPPSFFFEGAPNAQPASGDGFAEESSSQYVVDFLSTAEGLHLNRAFARIKDPKVRKRVIDLISTLAEQEEVAREPAIGDTADK; translated from the coding sequence GTGAAAAAAGCGCCCGATCCGATCGACAGGCATGTCGGAAGTCGCGTGCGCATGCAACGCATCCTGATGAAGATGAGTCAGGAGAAGCTCGGCGAGGCTCTGGGCCTCACTTTCCAGCAAGTGCAGAAATACGAGAAAGGCACCAACCGCATCGGCGCGAGCCGGCTGCAGCAGATTTCCAAGACGCTGAACGTGCCGCCCTCCTTCTTCTTCGAGGGTGCGCCCAACGCCCAGCCGGCCTCCGGCGACGGCTTCGCAGAGGAGTCCTCCTCGCAATATGTCGTCGATTTCCTCTCGACGGCGGAAGGCCTGCATCTCAATCGCGCCTTCGCCCGCATCAAGGACCCCAAGGTGCGCAAGCGCGTCATCGACCTCATCTCGACGCTGGCCGAGCAGGAGGAAGTCGCGCGGGAGCCGGCGATAGGCGACACGGCCGACAAATAG
- the lnt gene encoding apolipoprotein N-acyltransferase, which yields MAQQFLTRSFADGARTGPTLPQRIILAEGWTRRAIAFAAGAVGALALAPLDLAPAMLVTMCVSVWLLDGSASARGDGGLSYLAGSMRRAAGAGWWLGFGYFLAGLWWLGAAMLVEPDQFAWALPLAVIGAPAVLALFPALGFALARALWSGGSARIFALAAGLGASEFLRGHILTGFPWNDFGMALAAIPFLDQTAAIVGLHGLDILAVILFAAPATLIDGPRRLTPAIIVALVLSIGMAGYGALRLGAGKTEYVEGVKLRLMQPNLPQDAKFKPENGPAIVSRYLELSDRAVAPGRSGVADATHLIWPESAFPFILSRDPEALARIAATMRGAVLLTGAARAEEDARREDGKRHTKIFNSILAVQGGRIVAAYDKAHLVPFGEYLPLSKLLAPLGVSQLVPGTWDEGTGPRRLAAPGLPLAAPLVCYEAIFPGETAEPAGERPQWLLNVTNDGWFGMTSGPYQHFAQARLRSIEEGLPLARVANTGVSAVVDPYGRVLHRLPLGVDGVIDARLPRAADAPPFAAHPFRWTSTLWFFTIIFALFGRFRGLAGSTSGRASA from the coding sequence ATGGCGCAGCAATTTCTCACCCGCTCCTTCGCCGATGGCGCGCGGACGGGGCCGACACTTCCGCAACGCATCATCCTCGCCGAGGGCTGGACGCGCCGCGCCATCGCCTTCGCCGCGGGCGCCGTGGGCGCGCTGGCTCTGGCTCCGCTCGATCTCGCGCCGGCCATGCTCGTGACCATGTGCGTCTCCGTGTGGCTGCTCGACGGCTCGGCCTCGGCGCGCGGCGACGGCGGCCTCTCCTATCTCGCCGGCTCCATGCGCCGCGCGGCGGGCGCCGGCTGGTGGCTCGGCTTCGGCTATTTTCTCGCGGGGCTTTGGTGGCTCGGCGCGGCCATGCTGGTGGAGCCGGACCAGTTCGCCTGGGCGCTGCCGCTGGCCGTCATCGGCGCGCCGGCCGTCCTCGCGCTGTTCCCGGCGCTGGGCTTCGCGCTCGCGCGGGCGTTGTGGTCGGGCGGCTCGGCGCGCATTTTCGCGCTCGCGGCCGGGCTCGGCGCCTCGGAGTTTCTGCGCGGCCACATCCTCACCGGCTTTCCCTGGAATGATTTCGGCATGGCGCTCGCCGCCATTCCCTTTCTCGATCAGACCGCCGCGATCGTCGGCCTGCATGGGCTGGATATTCTCGCGGTCATTCTGTTCGCCGCGCCGGCGACGCTCATCGACGGCCCGCGCCGCCTGACGCCGGCCATCATCGTCGCGCTCGTCCTCTCCATCGGCATGGCGGGCTATGGCGCGCTGCGGCTCGGCGCAGGCAAGACGGAATATGTCGAGGGCGTCAAATTGCGGCTGATGCAGCCCAATCTCCCGCAGGACGCGAAATTCAAGCCCGAGAACGGCCCGGCGATCGTGAGCCGCTATCTCGAGCTCTCCGATCGCGCCGTCGCGCCCGGCCGCTCCGGCGTCGCCGACGCAACGCATCTGATCTGGCCGGAATCGGCCTTCCCCTTCATTCTCTCGCGCGATCCCGAGGCGCTGGCGCGCATCGCCGCGACCATGCGCGGGGCCGTGCTGCTGACCGGCGCGGCGCGCGCGGAGGAGGATGCGCGGCGCGAGGACGGTAAGCGCCACACCAAGATTTTCAATTCGATCCTCGCCGTCCAAGGCGGCCGCATCGTCGCCGCCTATGACAAGGCGCATCTCGTGCCCTTCGGCGAATATCTGCCACTCTCCAAGCTTCTCGCGCCGCTCGGCGTCTCGCAGCTAGTCCCCGGAACGTGGGACGAAGGAACCGGGCCGCGACGGCTCGCCGCGCCGGGATTGCCGCTGGCCGCGCCGCTGGTCTGCTATGAGGCGATCTTCCCCGGCGAGACGGCGGAGCCCGCCGGCGAGCGGCCGCAATGGCTGCTGAATGTCACCAATGACGGCTGGTTCGGCATGACCAGCGGACCCTATCAGCATTTCGCCCAGGCGCGTCTGCGCAGCATAGAGGAAGGGCTGCCGCTGGCGCGCGTCGCCAACACCGGCGTTTCCGCGGTCGTCGACCCTTACGGCCGCGTTCTCCACCGCCTTCCGCTCGGCGTCGATGGCGTCATCGATGCGCGCCTGCCGCGCGCGGCCGATGCGCCGCCCTTTGCCGCCCATCCTTTTCGCTGGACTTCAACGCTTTGGTTCTTCACAATAATTTTCGCCCTGTTCGGACGCTTTCGTGGCCTCGCGGGTTCGACTTCCGGTCGTGCGAGCGCGTGA
- a CDS encoding flavodoxin family protein, translated as MTAKRLLILAHAPSPNTERLREAVHAGAREIAGVEIVMRAPLEATPEDALAADALILGTTENLGYMSGALKDFFDRSYYPCLERMQGRPYALYIRAGNDGSGARRSVETVATGLRWRAVQEPLIFRGPWREEFVEACRELGMAMAAGLEAGVF; from the coding sequence ATGACCGCCAAGCGCCTTCTCATCCTCGCCCATGCGCCTTCGCCCAATACGGAGCGTCTGCGCGAGGCGGTTCACGCCGGCGCGCGCGAGATCGCCGGCGTCGAAATCGTGATGCGCGCGCCGCTGGAGGCGACGCCGGAGGATGCGCTCGCAGCCGATGCGCTCATTCTGGGAACGACCGAAAATCTCGGCTATATGAGCGGCGCGCTGAAGGATTTCTTCGATCGCAGCTATTATCCCTGTCTCGAGCGCATGCAGGGCCGTCCTTATGCGCTCTATATTCGCGCCGGAAACGACGGCTCCGGCGCGCGGCGCAGCGTCGAGACGGTCGCGACCGGGCTGCGCTGGCGCGCCGTGCAGGAGCCGCTGATCTTTCGCGGGCCTTGGCGCGAGGAGTTCGTCGAGGCGTGCCGCGAGCTCGGCATGGCGATGGCGGCGGGGCTGGAGGCGGGGGTGTTTTGA
- a CDS encoding DUF350 domain-containing protein — MPADLASGLLSFAAYFLGAIAYCAAFCVVYTRLTPHCEFDLIVEEHNASAAIAFGGSLIGFAIALAGAVHNTQTALEFIIWGFVAFATQIIAFLLARLAHPGLSQAIEQNAIAAAVWLGAVSISAGVLSAACMSP; from the coding sequence TTGCCAGCAGATCTCGCATCCGGCCTTCTGTCCTTTGCGGCGTATTTTCTCGGGGCCATCGCCTATTGCGCCGCATTTTGCGTCGTCTACACGCGCTTGACGCCGCATTGCGAGTTCGACCTCATCGTCGAGGAGCACAACGCCTCCGCCGCCATCGCTTTCGGCGGCAGCCTCATCGGCTTCGCCATCGCACTCGCCGGCGCGGTGCACAACACGCAGACGGCGCTCGAATTCATCATTTGGGGCTTTGTCGCCTTCGCCACGCAGATCATCGCTTTTCTTCTCGCGCGGCTCGCGCATCCTGGGCTTTCGCAGGCGATCGAGCAGAACGCCATCGCCGCGGCGGTGTGGCTCGGCGCGGTCTCCATTTCCGCGGGCGTGCTCAGCGCCGCCTGCATGAGTCCGTGA
- a CDS encoding glutathionylspermidine synthase family protein produces the protein MRRELSPPRPDFAEEARKIGFQYAQPDGEPYWDESARYVFSLREIEDDLEKATADLSALSEEVVARIVKDERALERLRIPRHAWGLIAESFARRDPSLYGRFDFSFGGDGPPKLLEYNADTPTSLYESSVVQWFWLEQMIARGHLPKGADQFNSLHDRLIARWREIADGGPVHFACMTQSVEDRGNVAYLADCATQAGSWTARIDMRDIGLAGERFVDRLGRRVERMFKLYPWEWMFADAFGKSAAMGATRFVEPPWKAIASSKGFLAYLWEAAPGHPNLLPCFFEDDARAASLTRYARKPLYSREGANVALYDGETLLARTDGDYGGEGFVHQQLCALPSFGGRHPVLGCWLVGGEPAGMGVREDSSLVTTDRSRFLPHAIID, from the coding sequence GTGAGGCGCGAACTTTCGCCGCCGCGGCCGGACTTCGCCGAGGAGGCGCGCAAAATCGGCTTTCAATATGCGCAGCCCGACGGCGAGCCTTATTGGGACGAGAGCGCGCGCTATGTTTTCTCCTTGCGCGAGATCGAGGACGATCTCGAGAAAGCGACGGCCGATCTTTCCGCGCTCAGCGAGGAGGTCGTCGCGCGCATCGTGAAAGACGAGCGGGCGCTCGAGCGTCTGCGCATTCCACGTCACGCATGGGGGCTCATCGCCGAGAGCTTCGCGCGGCGCGATCCTTCGCTCTATGGCCGTTTCGATTTTTCCTTTGGCGGGGACGGGCCGCCGAAGCTGCTCGAATATAACGCCGACACGCCGACGAGCCTTTACGAATCCTCCGTCGTGCAATGGTTCTGGCTCGAGCAGATGATCGCGCGCGGCCATTTGCCGAAAGGCGCGGATCAGTTCAACTCGCTGCATGATCGCCTGATCGCGCGCTGGCGCGAGATCGCCGACGGCGGCCCTGTGCATTTCGCCTGCATGACGCAGAGCGTCGAGGATCGCGGCAATGTCGCCTATCTCGCCGATTGCGCGACGCAGGCCGGCTCCTGGACCGCGCGCATCGACATGCGCGACATCGGCCTCGCAGGCGAGAGATTCGTCGATCGCCTGGGCCGGCGCGTGGAGCGAATGTTCAAGCTCTATCCCTGGGAATGGATGTTCGCCGACGCTTTCGGCAAATCGGCGGCGATGGGCGCGACGCGTTTCGTCGAGCCGCCATGGAAAGCGATCGCGTCCAGCAAGGGATTTCTCGCCTATTTGTGGGAGGCGGCGCCGGGCCATCCCAATCTTCTGCCCTGCTTCTTCGAGGATGACGCGCGCGCTGCGTCTTTGACGCGATATGCGCGCAAGCCGCTCTACTCGCGCGAGGGCGCCAATGTCGCGCTCTACGATGGAGAGACTCTGCTCGCGCGCACGGATGGCGACTATGGCGGCGAAGGCTTTGTGCATCAGCAATTATGCGCGTTGCCGAGCTTCGGCGGACGTCATCCCGTGCTCGGCTGCTGGCTCGTCGGCGGCGAGCCGGCCGGCATGGGCGTGCGCGAGGATTCGTCATTGGTGACGACGGATCGCTCGCGCTTTTTGCCGCATGCGATCATCGATTGA